From the Candidatus Nitrosotenuis uzonensis genome, the window TGTGATAAAGAAGCTGTTTGCAGACAGAAAATGGGATGAGGTAATAGAGTTTTGCAAGAAAATGTTAGACGATGACCCTGATGACATGATCGCACTTCAGAATCTGGCGTCAGCATACATTCGGATAGGACGATTTGCTGATGCAGTATCTGCATGTGATACTGTACTATCACTTAATCCGTATGACGAGTATGCCTTGAAGAACAAAGTGTACGCACTTGAGAGTCTCAAAAGATACGAGGAGGCAATGATACTGTACGATAAACTCTTGGAAAAAAATCCATCTGATATATGGGCAATGGACGGCAGAGGACTTGCTCTTAACCAGATTGGACGGCATGAGGAGGCTCTATCATGGTATGACCGAGCCTTAAAGCACAATCCAAACGATGTTACTGCACTGGTAAACGCGGCCGCAACACTTGCATTTCTGAAAATGTATGGTGATGCCATATCGTACTATGATCGTGCACAAAAAATCGATCCGTCGCTTAAGGGCGTAGCAATCGCAAAATCCGAAGCATACTACGGTCTCGGTATGGAAGATGACGCACTTCTTGCAGCACAGGGAATGCTAAATGAGGACATAGGCAAGCTCAAAGAGGAGGCCAGAAAGAGAAGAATGCGACCATTTGATCTGCTTTGTCTAAACGAATTCAACGAACTTGAGGCAAAAGAAAAGCACCATCGGGAAAAAATGAGTTCAAAATCTGTTTGATCTAGTCTGTTTTATTTCGCTTTAAGAAATCTGGTCAAGTTCTTGCACATGCGCTGCATCTAGGCTTTGACAATCCAGTCGTAGCCTTTCTGTTCAAGCTCGTCTGCTAGCTGTGCGTTGCCAGATTTCAGAATCTTTCCCTGCGCAAAAACATGCACATAGTCAAGCTTTTTGAGGAATTTGAGTATTCTTGCATAATGTGTGATCACTATTACTGTCGCATCAGGGGTGGATACGTCGCTTATTGCTTTTGCAACTGCTTGGACTGCATCAATATCGAGGCCAGAATCTGGCTCGTCAAGAATGGACACTTTTGGTTTGAGCACTGCCATCTGCAGTACCTCTGATCTTTTCTTCTCTCCTCCGGAGAATCCTTCGTTAAGATATCTGCCCAAAAAATCGTCTCGCAGTCCTACTGTCTGGAGATTTTTCTTCAGATAATTTTGAAATTCTCTTACTGTGATAAACACTTCTCTGTTGCTACTTTGCAATGATTTGCTAAGTGCATTGTATGACGTTCTAAGGAAGTGCGAATAGCCAACACCTGACACTTCAGTTGGATACTGGAATCCTAAGAACAGTCCTTTTTTTGCGCGCTCATCGGTGGGCGCCTCTGTTATGTCTTCGCCATCAAGAAGAATTTTTCCCTGAGTGACCTCGTACTTTGGATGACCTAGCAGCGTGTATGCCAGTGTGCTCTTGCCTGAACCGTTAGGCCCCATTATTGCATGCACCTCGCCTGAACCTGTTTTGAGGTTGACGCCTTTGAGAATCGGCTTTCCCTCCCTTTGGACGTGTAGGTCTACTATTTCCAGTACTGCCATATGCACAAAAGTAATTTTTTTCTCTATATAACCCCGACGGATTTTAGCTGTTCCTAACCAAAAAACAAAAAGAGGGGAGTGTTAGCTTTTGGCAAAAGTTGGTCTGAGTGTCAGTTTCAGCTTGTAGCACGATAGTATCTCCTTGCATCTGTTTCGTATT encodes:
- a CDS encoding tetratricopeptide repeat protein; the encoded protein is MSGVAHPVDVIKKLFADRKWDEVIEFCKKMLDDDPDDMIALQNLASAYIRIGRFADAVSACDTVLSLNPYDEYALKNKVYALESLKRYEEAMILYDKLLEKNPSDIWAMDGRGLALNQIGRHEEALSWYDRALKHNPNDVTALVNAAATLAFLKMYGDAISYYDRAQKIDPSLKGVAIAKSEAYYGLGMEDDALLAAQGMLNEDIGKLKEEARKRRMRPFDLLCLNEFNELEAKEKHHREKMSSKSV
- the sufC gene encoding Fe-S cluster assembly ATPase SufC, with product MAVLEIVDLHVQREGKPILKGVNLKTGSGEVHAIMGPNGSGKSTLAYTLLGHPKYEVTQGKILLDGEDITEAPTDERAKKGLFLGFQYPTEVSGVGYSHFLRTSYNALSKSLQSSNREVFITVREFQNYLKKNLQTVGLRDDFLGRYLNEGFSGGEKKRSEVLQMAVLKPKVSILDEPDSGLDIDAVQAVAKAISDVSTPDATVIVITHYARILKFLKKLDYVHVFAQGKILKSGNAQLADELEQKGYDWIVKA